One Acanthopagrus latus isolate v.2019 chromosome 12, fAcaLat1.1, whole genome shotgun sequence genomic region harbors:
- the coro1cb gene encoding coronin-1C-A isoform X2, producing MLRRVVRQSKFRHVFGQAVRNDQCYDDIRVSRVTWDSSFCAVNPKFVAIIIDASGGGAFLVLPLQKTGRIDKVYPTVCGHTGPVLDIDWCPHNDHVIASGSEDCTVMVWQIPENGLENPLSEPVVVLEGHSKRVGIVSWHPTARNVLLSAGCDNQIVIWNVGTGEAMINLEDMHPDVIFSVSWSRNGSLLCTACKDKKVRVIDPRKKKVIAEKDKAHEGARPMRAIFLADGNIFTTGFSRMSERQLALWKTDNMDEPICVQEMDSSNGVLLPFYDPDTSVVYLCGKGDSSIRYFEITDEAPFVHYLNTFSTKEPQRGMGYMPKRGLDVNKCEIARFYKLHERKCEPIIMTVPRKSDLFQDDLYPDTAGPDPALEAEEWFAGKNGGPILISLKDGYVSTKNRDLKVVKTKNVLETKPATKAENIPTVPKHVSAPQPSVKMEDKLEEVLREFKSLRDRVILQDRRIARLEEQVAKVAM from the exons atgCTGCGGCGAGTTGTGCGACAGAGCAAGTTCCGCCATGTCTTTGGCCAGGCCGTGAGGAACGACCAGTGCTACGATGACATCCGCGTGTCCAGGGTCACATGGGACAGCTCCTTCTGCGCCGTCAACCCCAAATTCGTTGCCATCATCATCGACGCCAGCGGGGGAGGAGCCTTTCTCGTCCTTCCCCTACAAAAG ACTGGCCGTATAGACAAGGTCTACCCTACAGTATGTGGTCACACGGGCCCGGTGTTGGACATCGACTGGTGTCCTCATAATGACCACGTCATCGCTAGTGGCTCCGAGGACTGCACAGTCATG GTTTGGCAGATCCCTGAGAACGGACTGGAGAATCCCCTTTCAGAGCCCGTGGTCGTGCTAGAGGGCCACTCTAAGAGGGTCGGCATCGTGTCCTGGCATCCCACCGCTCGCAACGTTCTCCTCAGCGCAG GGTGTGACAACCAGATTGTCATTTGGAACGTGGGCACGGGAGAGGCCATGATCAACCTGGAGGACATGCACCCTGATGTTATCTTTAGTGTCAGCTGGAGCCGCAACGGCAGCCTGCTCTGCACCGCCTGCAAGGACAAGAAGGTCCGCGTCATCGACCCCCGTAAAAAGAAGGTCATCGCG gaGAAGGACAAAGCTCACGAGGGAGCTCGACCAATGAGAGCCATCTTTTTAGCAGACGGAAACATATTCACTACTGGATTTAGCCGCATGAGCGAGCGCCAGCTAGCCCTGTGGAAAACC GATAACATGGATGAGCCGATATGTGTTCAAGAGATGGACTCCAGTAACGGAGTCCTGCTGCCCTTCTATGACCCCGACACAAGCGTGGTTTACCTGTGTGGAAAG GGTGACAGCAGCATTCGGTACTTTGAGATCACCGATGAGGCGCCGTTTGTTCACTACCTCAACACCTTCTCCACCAAGGAGCCCCAGAGAGGCATGGGATACATGCCCAAAAGAGGCCTGGATGTCAACAAATGTGAAATCGCAAG GTTTTACAAGCTACACGAGAGAAAATGTGAGCCAATCATCATGACAGTCCCCCGTAAG TCGGATCTGTTCCAGGACGACCTGTATCCCGACACGGCCGGCCCCGATCCCGCCCTGGAGGCAGAGGAGTGGTTCGCCGGGAAGAACGGCGGGCCAATCCTGATCTCGCTCAAAGACGGCTACGTGTCCACGAAGAACCGCGATCTGAAAGTGGTCAAGACGAAGAACGTCCTGGAGACCAAGCCGGccacaaaagcagaaaacatccCGACTGTCCCGAAGCATGTTTCAGCTCCACAGCCCTCTGTA aaaatggaagacaaaCTGGAAGAGGTACTTCGAGAGTTCAAGTCACTCAGGGACCGCGTCATCCTCCAAGACCGTCGAATCGCCAGACTGGAAGAGCAGGTCGCCAAGGTGGCCATGTGA